One part of the Musa acuminata AAA Group cultivar baxijiao chromosome BXJ1-5, Cavendish_Baxijiao_AAA, whole genome shotgun sequence genome encodes these proteins:
- the LOC135674050 gene encoding pentatricopeptide repeat-containing protein At4g20740-like — MGSVAKPDTATTSTPPSAGRGSRKFYFFYGHRKPSQNRPVVRGGLFSNRKTLPSSAASAAVAVLPAVDFRDWDPEHDIKPAPLPPSVPAADRRLSPLARYILDSLRRHRRWCPAVLSDLRKLRRVPPDLVAEVLRSRPLLDPSLSTRFFHWAGKQKGFCHSFASYNAFAYALNDAARPAAADQLPDLMLAQGKPPSEKQLEILVRMHADAGRGLRLFHIYRKMRGKFGVKPRIFLYNRILDALVRTGHLDLALSVYDDLRADGLKEEAITFTILAKGLCRAGRTDDLLQVLERMRQELCRPDVFAYTAIIKVLASEGNVDGCLRVSEEMAKDRVEADVMAYSTMVSCLSKAGRVEKGCQLFHKMKRKGLVIDRAVYGSLVEGFVAEGRVGDGCRLLEEMVDDGYRGDLGIYNSLIGGLCAAGRVDKAHKLFLIVIQEGLIPSFETVTPLMSAYADTSDMSKFFYLVNQLVELELPVLDHISNFFTFFIAKGGRESKALEVFETLKTKGYFSISIYNILIERLHSIEDGKHAHALFEEIKCSKDIQPDSFTYSLIIPCFVEKGDIRYACSCYNLMMENSWTPSTEAYCSLVKGLCKIGEINAAITLVKDCLGNVTSGPMEFKYALTVLNTCRLKKPEKVIEVLDEMIDEGYPLEDIIYCAIMFGFCKYASSGEARKVFAVMKDRNLLTEANFIVYEELLNEHLKKTTAGLVISGMKFFGLESKLRWTSNLD; from the coding sequence ATGGGCTCCGTGGCAAAACCCGATACAGCCACCACGTCCACACCACCGTCCGCCGGCCGCGGCAGCCGGAAGTTTTACTTCTTCTACGGCCACCGCAAACCCTCTCAGAACCGCCCGGTCGTCCGCGGTGGCCTCTTCTCCAACCGCAAAACCCTCCCTTCCTCCGCCGCCTCCGCTGCCGTCGCTGTCCTCCCTGCCGTGGACTTCCGCGACTGGGATCCCGAACACGATATCAAGCCCGCGCCGCTCCCGCCCTCAGTTCCTGCTGCCGATCGCCGCCTCTCCCCGCTCGCCCGCTACATCCTCGACTccctccgccgccaccgccgctggTGCCCCGCCGTCCTCTCCGACCTCCGCAAGCTCCGCCGCGTCCCCCCAGACCTCGTCGCTGAGGTCCTCCGTTCCCGCCCCCTCCTCGACCCGTCCCTCTCCACCCGCTTCTTTCACTGGGCCGGAAAGCAGAAGGGCTTCTGCCACTCCTTCGCCTCCTACAACGCCTTTGCCTACGCCCTTAACGATGCTGCCCGCCCCGCCGCCGCTGACCAGCTCCCGGACCTCATGCTGGCCCAGGGGAAACCCCCCTCCGAGAAGCAGCTCGAGATCCTCGTCCGGATGCACGCCGATGCCGGACGCGGCCTCCGGCTCTTTCACATCTACCGGAAGATGCGGGGAAAATTTGGCGTCAAGCCTCGCATTTTCCTTTACAATCGAATATTGGATGCCTTGGTTCGGACTGGGCATCTCGATCTCGCCCTTTCCGTGTATGATGACCTCAGGGCCGACGGGCTCAAGGAGGAGGCCATCACCTTCACGATCCTTGCCAAGGGGCTCTGCCGTGCAGGGAGGACAGATGATCTCCTACAAGTTTTGGAACGAATGCGGCAAGAATTGTGCCGGCCAGATGTTTTTGCGTACACTGCGATCATAAAGGTTCTGGCTTCGGAGGGGAACGTGGATGGGTGCTTGAGAGTGTCGGAGGAGATGGCGAAAGATAGAGTAGAAGCCGATGTTATGGCATACTCGACGATGGTTTCATGCTTGTCTAAGGCAGGGAGGGTAGAGAAAGGTTGTCAACTGTTtcacaaaatgaaaagaaagggGCTTGTGATCGACCGTGCAGTATACGGATCGTTGGTGGAGGGGTTTGTGGCTGAAGGGAGGGTTGGTGATGGTTGCCGGCTGCTGGAGGAGATGGTGGATGATGGATACCGGGGCGATCTGGGTATTTACAATTCCTTGATAGGAGGCTTGTGTGCTGCTGGTAGAGTTGATAAGGCTCATAAGCTCTTTCTTATTGTCATTCAGGAGGGACTCATCCCAAGCTTTGAGACTGTAACTCCGTTAATGTCTGCCTATGCTGATACAAGTGATATGAGTAAGTTTTTTTACTTGGTTAATCAATTAGTGGAGTTGGAATTGCCAGTTTTGGATCATATATCCAACTTCTTTACATTCTTCATCGCTAAAGGAGGTAGAGAATCAAAGGCATTGGAGGTGTTTGAAACATTGAAAACAAAAGGGTATTTCAGCATTAGCATTTACAATATTCTTATTGAACGCCTTCACAGTATTGAGGATGGGAAGCATGCACATGCCCTGTTTGAGGAAATAAAATGCTCCAAAGATATTCAACCAGATTCTTTTACATATAGTTTAATAATCCCTTGTTTTGTAGAAAAAGGTGATATTAGATATGCATGCTCCTGTTACAACTTGATGATGGAGAATTCTTGGACACCCAGTACTGAGGCTTACTGCTCTCTTGTGAAAGGGCTATGTAAGATTGGGGAGATCAATGCAGCTATTACACTTGTTAAGGATTGTTTGGGAAATGTAACAAGTGGGCCTATGGAGTTCAAGTATGCATTGACTGTTCTAAACACTTGCAGATTGAAGAAACCAGAAAAGGTAATAGAAGTTTTGGATGAGATGATTGATGAAGGTTATCCACTGGAAGATATCATATATTGTGCTATCATGTTTGGTTTCTGTAAATATGCAAGTTcaggagaagcaagaaaagtatTCGCAGTTATGAAAGATCGCAATCTTCTTACAGAGGCCAATTTTATAGTTTATGAGGAATTACTTAATGAGCATCTGAAGAAGACAACTGCAGGCTTGGTTATATCTGGTATGAAGTTTTTTGGTCTTGAGTCTAAATTAAGATGGACAAGCAACTTGGATTGA